The proteins below come from a single Zea mays cultivar B73 chromosome 8, Zm-B73-REFERENCE-NAM-5.0, whole genome shotgun sequence genomic window:
- the LOC103634805 gene encoding 16.9 kDa class I heat shock protein 1: protein MSLVSRRSSNVLDPFSLDLWWDPFDMFRSIVPSAASSGGSETAAFANARVDWKETPEAHVFKADLPGVKKEEVKVEVEDGNVLVISGKRSREEEDKNDKWHRVERSSGQFVRRFRLPENAKVDEVKAGLENGVLTVTVPKTEVKKPEVKAIEISG, encoded by the coding sequence ATGTCGCTCGTGAGTCGGCGCAGCAGCAACGTGTTGGACCCCTTCTCCCTCGACCTCTGGTGGGACCCCTTCGACATGTTCCGCTCCATCGTCCCGTCGGCGGCCTCCTCCGGGGGTTCCGAGACCGCCGCCTTCGCCAACGCCCGCGTGGACTGGAAGGAGACGCCCGAGGCGCACGTGTTCAAGGCCGACCTCCCCGGCGTCAAGAAGGAGGAGGTCAAGGTCGAGGTGGAGGACGGCAACGTGCTCGTCATCAGCGGCAAGCGCAGCAGGGAGGAGGAGGACAAGAACGACAAGTGGCACCGCGTCGAGCGCAGCAGCGGCCAGTTCGTGCGGCGCTTCCGCCTGCCTGAGAACGCCAAGGTGGACGAGGTGAAGGCGGGCCTCGAGAACGGCGTGCTCACGGTCACCGTGCCTAAGACGGAGGTGAAGAAGCCCGAGGTGAAGGCTATCGAGATCTCTGGTTGA